From Flavobacterium arcticum, the proteins below share one genomic window:
- a CDS encoding two-component regulator propeller domain-containing protein has product MRFTIQDNHITGKIERVDTDAFGKSFDRPVDPEIYNDHYTYTNENLKNYSFTIWNSSNSSLPDNSVNHIAADSKGNIWAIADSELLYLSGNEIQLAPENTTEEEIKKRKYFALGIDDNDRVWTDGVSAIFSLENDEWRKYKEDEIGIPDAYGFVNNPSSDEFFICSKTGLVIKTNEGFKMITKSKIKEFPSDRVDFAKRDSKNRLWIGTFDGSVMIDENSKATSFNDTKEMLKGYCITSMDEDDEGNLYFGLYELNPKDRKQANRNEGIAIFHNNGTWEHFTTKNSGMPFNHTTRVLFDKREKILWVSTDRAGLVRYDLNGNWENYHNLNSHIPTSYIADMCFDKEGNLYLATRQGIVKVEK; this is encoded by the coding sequence ATGCGTTTTACCATTCAGGATAACCATATTACAGGAAAAATAGAGCGTGTTGATACTGATGCTTTTGGAAAATCATTTGACAGACCTGTAGATCCTGAAATTTATAACGACCATTATACTTATACCAATGAGAATTTAAAAAACTATAGCTTTACTATATGGAATTCTTCAAACTCATCTTTACCTGATAATAGTGTAAATCATATAGCTGCAGACTCAAAAGGTAATATATGGGCTATCGCTGATAGTGAACTACTCTACTTAAGCGGAAATGAGATACAATTAGCACCTGAAAATACTACTGAAGAAGAGATTAAAAAGCGAAAATATTTTGCTTTGGGTATTGATGATAATGACAGGGTATGGACAGATGGTGTCTCTGCAATATTTAGTCTTGAAAATGATGAATGGAGAAAATATAAAGAAGATGAAATAGGTATTCCTGATGCTTATGGTTTTGTGAACAACCCATCTTCCGATGAGTTTTTTATTTGTTCCAAAACAGGATTAGTTATAAAAACCAACGAAGGGTTTAAAATGATTACAAAATCAAAAATTAAAGAATTTCCTTCTGATAGAGTTGACTTTGCAAAGCGAGATTCTAAAAACAGGTTATGGATAGGAACATTTGATGGGTCTGTAATGATAGATGAAAATAGCAAAGCAACAAGCTTTAATGATACTAAAGAAATGCTAAAAGGTTACTGTATTACCTCTATGGATGAAGATGATGAAGGTAATTTATATTTTGGTCTTTATGAGCTTAATCCTAAAGATCGTAAACAAGCAAATAGAAATGAGGGTATTGCTATTTTCCATAATAATGGTACTTGGGAACACTTTACTACTAAAAATTCAGGAATGCCTTTTAATCATACTACTCGTGTGTTGTTTGACAAAAGAGAAAAAATTTTATGGGTTTCAACTGACAGAGCCGGATTAGTACGCTATGACCTGAATGGCAACTGGGAAAACTATCATAACCTAAACTCTCATATACCAACATCTTATATTGCAGATATGTGTTTTGATAAAGAAGGAAATCTGTATTTAGCTACTCGACAAGGTATTGTTAAAGTAGAGAAGTAG
- a CDS encoding DUF6909 family protein, whose product MSSTKNISRTRAQESSAAIERLYITMRHLFNRGFYKPMGVSGETLREALLQLRPEIYGSIADEKAELNGLLYVIERLPIGIEECRFVNLTSDEGYSKSHFQTIVPPKRRRNCYRIDEEQMNVDITRGRSDIYDILTHLTFIFIESHKIRTRVLIDESGEVTRDWQKLEQVILQNKKLNLVEREIAISHVSNILGRTFAEVTDIYDSFGNANVPDRFLHVVYWLGKLAIDEALGGPKRTITFSPILRERLGHHIHGEIWADNIKAVLKQNGLLERPIHIISANMHSVMNSIFAPHVLKAKYKDTSDFTIYEELSKSGNTDRDKVEKFALKNGMIAMPDASGTNIDVQIFDSAKIDFSKSAFPSAQLAEDKPVIIVMDYAFGEQAYETIDELLKPYKEDAAKTLLNVASVSIMGKAGILEGNKGDIMIPSAHINEGTGDNYPFENELNAEMFDGGGIPVYSGSMVTVLGTSLQNKDLLKFFHESTWGVIGLEMEGAYYQKAIQSASKIRKSINPDVKVRYAYYASDNPLETGSTLASGGLGTTGVKPTYLITIKILEQLFNCK is encoded by the coding sequence ATGAGCAGTACTAAAAATATATCACGCACAAGAGCACAAGAATCTTCTGCGGCAATAGAGCGACTTTACATAACTATGCGCCACCTTTTTAACCGTGGTTTTTATAAACCAATGGGTGTATCTGGCGAAACACTTAGAGAAGCATTATTGCAACTTCGCCCTGAGATATATGGTTCTATAGCTGATGAAAAAGCAGAGCTTAATGGATTGTTATATGTTATAGAGCGTTTGCCTATAGGTATAGAAGAATGTCGATTTGTTAACCTCACGTCAGATGAAGGCTATTCTAAATCACATTTTCAAACAATAGTACCACCTAAAAGGCGACGAAACTGTTATCGTATAGACGAAGAGCAGATGAATGTAGATATTACACGAGGACGGTCGGATATATATGATATACTTACGCACCTTACCTTTATATTTATAGAATCGCACAAAATAAGAACCCGTGTATTAATAGACGAATCGGGCGAGGTAACTCGCGATTGGCAAAAGCTAGAGCAGGTAATACTGCAAAACAAAAAACTAAATCTTGTAGAGCGCGAGATAGCGATATCGCACGTGTCTAATATACTCGGGCGCACCTTTGCAGAGGTTACCGATATTTATGATTCTTTTGGTAATGCTAATGTGCCAGATAGATTTTTGCACGTAGTTTATTGGTTAGGAAAACTAGCTATAGACGAGGCTTTGGGCGGACCAAAACGCACCATAACTTTTAGCCCTATATTACGCGAAAGATTAGGGCACCATATACATGGTGAAATATGGGCAGATAATATAAAGGCGGTACTAAAGCAAAACGGACTACTAGAAAGACCTATACACATTATAAGTGCTAATATGCACAGTGTTATGAACTCTATATTTGCACCCCATGTACTTAAAGCAAAGTATAAAGACACGTCAGATTTTACGATATATGAAGAACTAAGCAAGTCGGGTAATACTGATAGGGACAAAGTAGAAAAATTTGCGCTTAAAAACGGTATGATTGCTATGCCCGATGCATCAGGTACTAATATAGATGTACAAATATTTGACTCGGCAAAGATTGATTTTTCAAAGTCAGCATTTCCATCAGCACAGTTAGCAGAAGATAAACCCGTTATTATTGTAATGGATTATGCTTTTGGTGAGCAGGCTTATGAAACTATAGACGAGTTATTGAAACCTTATAAAGAAGATGCTGCTAAAACCTTACTTAATGTAGCGTCGGTTTCTATAATGGGTAAAGCAGGTATCTTAGAAGGTAATAAAGGCGACATCATGATACCTTCGGCACATATAAATGAAGGTACAGGCGATAACTACCCTTTTGAAAATGAATTAAATGCCGAAATGTTTGATGGTGGAGGTATACCAGTATATAGTGGCTCTATGGTAACAGTATTAGGTACTTCGCTTCAAAATAAAGACTTACTTAAATTCTTCCACGAATCTACTTGGGGCGTTATAGGGCTAGAGATGGAAGGTGCTTATTATCAAAAAGCCATACAATCGGCATCCAAAATCAGAAAAAGTATAAACCCCGATGTAAAAGTACGTTATGCTTACTATGCATCAGATAATCCACTAGAAACGGGCAGTACGTTGGCTTCGGGCGGATTGGGTACTACAGGTGTAAAACCTACCTACTTAATAACAATAAAAATTTTAGAACAACTTTTTAACTGTAAATAA
- a CDS encoding Tex family protein — protein sequence MTNIQYIAGVVTAPVKSITATLQLLSEDCTIPFIARYRKDTTGNLDEVDIEQIAKLSQAYEAIIKRKEAILKSIEEQNALTPELQDKISTTFDLTELEDLYLPYKKRRKTKADTARENGLEPLAKIIMAQNADDIDYIAGKYLNSNVANEDDALQGARDIIAEWINENMYIRKSLRRIFSRKATITTKAVKTADPEKAQKFSQYLDWSENLTKAPSHRLLAILRAEAEGIIKFKIEVDNDEVLDLMEQSIIKKPNVATTAQLQKAIADSYKRLLAPAISNEVLQEAKAKADAVAIQVFADNLGQLLLAPPLGEKRILAIDPGYRSGCKVVCLDEKGDLLYNETIFPHPPQKESAIAMKKIRSMVNAYKVEAISIGNGTASRETEHFIKKIAWDTPPEVYMVSEAGASVYSASKIARAEFPNYDVTVRGAVSIGRRLSDPLAELVKIEPKAIGVGQYQHDVDQTKLKDELDTVVMRCVNAVGVNLNTASGALLSYVSGIGEKLAENIVNYRSENGAFEDRKQLKKVPRLGEKAYQQAAAFVRIPNAKNPLDNSAVHPEAYAIVEKMAKDLKLKTSDLVSNKEAIAKINPSTYATEKVGILVLQDILKELEKPGLDPRKSAKMFEFDPNVKSITNLHTGMILPGIVNNITNFGCFVDVGIKESGLVHISQLKEGFVSDVNEVVKLHQHVTVKVIEVDEARKRVALSMII from the coding sequence ATGACAAACATTCAGTATATAGCGGGCGTGGTAACCGCACCTGTAAAAAGCATAACCGCCACCTTACAACTCCTTAGCGAAGACTGCACCATACCCTTTATAGCCCGTTATCGTAAAGATACCACCGGCAACCTCGATGAGGTAGACATAGAGCAAATAGCGAAGCTCAGCCAAGCGTATGAGGCAATTATAAAGCGTAAGGAAGCCATACTAAAAAGCATCGAAGAGCAAAATGCCCTTACACCCGAATTACAGGATAAAATCAGCACTACTTTCGACCTCACGGAGCTGGAAGACTTGTACCTGCCCTACAAAAAACGCCGAAAAACCAAAGCCGACACCGCCCGCGAAAACGGACTCGAACCGTTGGCAAAAATAATCATGGCACAAAACGCCGATGACATCGACTATATAGCAGGCAAGTACCTGAACAGTAACGTTGCTAACGAAGACGACGCATTGCAAGGCGCACGCGACATTATAGCGGAGTGGATAAACGAAAATATGTATATCCGTAAAAGTTTACGTCGCATTTTTAGTCGCAAAGCAACCATTACTACTAAAGCGGTTAAAACCGCCGACCCTGAAAAGGCACAAAAGTTTTCGCAATACCTCGACTGGAGCGAGAACCTAACCAAAGCGCCATCGCACCGCTTGTTGGCAATATTACGTGCTGAAGCAGAGGGAATCATCAAATTCAAAATAGAAGTTGATAATGATGAGGTGCTCGACCTTATGGAGCAGTCAATCATCAAAAAACCGAATGTAGCAACCACAGCACAACTGCAAAAAGCCATAGCCGACAGTTATAAACGCCTGCTTGCTCCCGCCATTAGTAATGAGGTATTGCAGGAGGCAAAAGCCAAAGCCGATGCAGTGGCAATACAAGTATTCGCCGATAATTTAGGGCAGTTATTGCTCGCACCGCCCTTGGGTGAAAAGCGCATTTTGGCTATAGATCCCGGGTATCGTTCGGGGTGTAAAGTAGTATGCCTCGATGAGAAAGGGGACTTGCTGTATAACGAAACGATATTTCCGCATCCGCCACAAAAAGAGTCGGCTATAGCCATGAAAAAAATCCGTTCTATGGTCAATGCTTACAAAGTAGAGGCAATATCCATAGGCAACGGCACCGCAAGCCGCGAAACGGAGCATTTTATTAAAAAAATAGCGTGGGACACACCACCGGAAGTATATATGGTAAGCGAGGCAGGGGCATCGGTATATTCTGCATCAAAAATTGCCCGTGCCGAATTCCCGAATTACGATGTAACCGTTAGGGGAGCGGTATCTATTGGGCGCAGGCTCAGCGACCCGCTTGCCGAACTGGTAAAAATAGAACCCAAAGCCATAGGCGTAGGGCAGTACCAGCATGATGTTGACCAAACCAAGCTAAAAGATGAGCTTGACACGGTAGTGATGCGTTGCGTAAATGCGGTAGGCGTAAACCTGAATACTGCCAGTGGAGCATTGCTCAGTTATGTATCGGGTATAGGGGAGAAGCTTGCCGAAAATATAGTAAACTACCGTAGTGAAAACGGTGCTTTTGAAGATAGAAAGCAACTGAAAAAAGTACCCCGATTGGGCGAAAAAGCCTATCAGCAGGCAGCAGCATTTGTGCGCATACCCAATGCTAAAAATCCGCTGGATAATAGCGCGGTGCACCCCGAAGCGTATGCTATTGTCGAAAAAATGGCAAAAGACCTGAAACTGAAAACATCCGATTTAGTTTCCAATAAGGAAGCGATTGCTAAAATAAACCCATCAACTTATGCCACCGAAAAAGTGGGTATTTTGGTACTACAAGACATACTAAAAGAGTTGGAAAAACCGGGACTTGACCCGCGTAAGTCGGCTAAAATGTTTGAGTTCGACCCCAATGTAAAATCGATTACCAACTTGCATACAGGTATGATATTACCGGGTATTGTGAATAACATTACCAACTTTGGTTGCTTTGTAGATGTCGGTATTAAAGAAAGCGGACTTGTCCATATTTCGCAACTCAAAGAAGGCTTTGTAAGCGATGTAAACGAAGTAGTAAAGTTACATCAGCACGTTACAGTAAAAGTTATTGAGGTAGATGAAGCGAGGAAACGTGTAGCGTTAAGTATGATTATTTAA
- a CDS encoding Sec-independent protein translocase subunit TatA/TatB: MNALAFFLGIVGPWQIAVVVVLIVLLFGGKKIPELMKGLGSGIKEFKNAAKDDDQPHQTSKKQQEENKL, encoded by the coding sequence ATGAACGCATTAGCATTTTTTTTAGGAATAGTAGGACCATGGCAAATAGCTGTAGTGGTAGTACTAATTGTATTGTTGTTTGGAGGAAAGAAAATTCCTGAATTAATGAAAGGACTTGGGTCTGGTATTAAGGAATTTAAAAATGCAGCAAAAGACGACGATCAGCCACACCAAACATCTAAAAAACAACAAGAAGAGAATAAACTATAA
- a CDS encoding DUF2007 domain-containing protein, with amino-acid sequence MKEFVTIAVFTYPHEIAILKHLLIESGINFFFENETMTAIVPMYSFALGGIKLKVHPNDIETVKTILKDFSSNTNLRIV; translated from the coding sequence ATGAAAGAATTTGTTACTATAGCCGTTTTTACTTACCCTCACGAAATAGCAATACTAAAACACTTACTCATAGAAAGCGGTATTAATTTCTTTTTCGAAAACGAAACCATGACAGCTATAGTACCTATGTATTCTTTTGCACTGGGTGGCATAAAACTAAAAGTACACCCTAACGATATAGAAACTGTAAAAACTATACTCAAAGACTTTTCATCTAATACTAATCTTAGAATTGTATAA
- a CDS encoding M23 family metallopeptidase, with the protein MAKKRLKRQVIKKKLFNKSRLVILDEDNFEEKFSLKLNLMNVFVVITLVSIVMITLTTYIIAFTPLREYIPGYNSTQLKREAAQNVIKVDSLRQELEANTAYMASIKKVLTGDLEMTKLSRDSIYVPEHKEMPHIDVNPSEAEAKLIEEVALEDKYNLFEEAQTRVGFVLFSPAKGHITEPYNSKNKHFAVDIALAKDTPIKSVAAGTVLFADWTPTNGNVIIVRHNDGIISVYKHAASLTKEQGDVVRSGEVIALAGSTGKHSTGVHLHFELWKDGYPINPTQYIDFE; encoded by the coding sequence ATGGCAAAGAAGAGGCTAAAAAGACAGGTAATCAAAAAAAAGCTGTTCAACAAGAGCCGTTTGGTTATACTGGACGAGGACAACTTTGAGGAAAAATTTTCTCTCAAACTCAATCTTATGAATGTGTTTGTAGTGATAACACTTGTTAGTATTGTAATGATAACACTTACAACCTACATTATTGCATTTACACCACTACGCGAATACATACCAGGATATAATTCTACTCAGCTTAAAAGAGAAGCAGCTCAAAATGTTATAAAGGTCGATTCGTTACGCCAAGAACTAGAAGCTAATACAGCATATATGGCTTCAATAAAAAAAGTGCTTACAGGCGATTTAGAAATGACTAAACTAAGTCGTGACTCTATATATGTACCTGAGCATAAAGAAATGCCACATATAGACGTAAATCCATCTGAAGCGGAAGCAAAACTAATAGAAGAAGTAGCGCTAGAGGATAAATATAATTTATTTGAAGAAGCACAAACGCGTGTTGGGTTTGTATTATTTTCTCCTGCAAAAGGACATATTACAGAGCCTTATAATTCTAAAAATAAACATTTTGCTGTAGATATTGCTTTGGCAAAAGATACACCCATAAAATCGGTTGCTGCGGGTACGGTGCTTTTTGCCGACTGGACACCTACTAACGGCAATGTTATTATAGTACGCCATAACGATGGTATTATATCGGTATATAAACACGCTGCTTCGTTAACTAAAGAGCAGGGCGATGTAGTACGTTCGGGCGAGGTTATAGCGCTTGCAGGCTCTACAGGAAAGCACTCTACAGGTGTACACTTGCATTTTGAGTTATGGAAAGATGGCTACCCGATAAACCCAACACAGTATATAGACTTTGAATAA
- the rpiB gene encoding ribose 5-phosphate isomerase B, with product MKISIGNDHAAPDYKKAIVQHLEQKGITVINHGTDTFDSVDYPDFVHPVAEDVTNGTVAMGIIICGSGNGAAMTANKHKGIRAALCWTKEITELARQHNDANILSIPARYTSIQQAIGMVDAFLNTEFEGGRHQNRVDKIACN from the coding sequence ATGAAAATTTCAATAGGCAACGATCACGCTGCACCCGATTACAAAAAAGCAATAGTACAACATTTGGAACAAAAAGGTATAACAGTTATTAACCACGGTACCGATACTTTTGATAGTGTCGATTATCCTGACTTTGTACACCCTGTAGCCGAAGATGTAACCAATGGTACTGTAGCTATGGGTATTATTATTTGCGGAAGCGGTAACGGAGCAGCCATGACAGCTAACAAACATAAAGGTATTAGAGCTGCACTATGCTGGACGAAAGAAATTACCGAACTGGCACGCCAGCACAACGATGCTAATATACTAAGCATACCGGCACGCTACACATCCATACAACAAGCTATAGGAATGGTAGATGCTTTCCTGAATACGGAATTTGAAGGTGGTCGTCACCAAAACCGTGTAGATAAAATAGCGTGTAACTAA
- a CDS encoding GH3 family domain-containing protein, which produces MSLKSFAAKIFAHKVYNDTQKWANNPVATQQKVFEQLLAKAKDTVFGKDHDFNAIYTHTDFTARVPVRDYEDLKPYVERVVKGEADVLWVGKPIYFAKTSGTTSGAKYIPLTKESMPYHIEAARNAILLYVHETGKADFVDGKMIFLQGSPILEEKNGIKFGRLSGIVAHYVPAYLQRNRMPSWETNTIDDWETKVDAIVAETFNEDMSVISGIPSWVQMYFERLQQKGNKKVGDIFKNFSLFIYGGVNYEPYRAKFENLIGRKVDSIELFPASEGFFAYQDKQGEKGMLLLLNSGIFYEFIKSDEFFTENPKRYTIGEVEQGVNYVLIISTNAGLWAYNTGDTVAFTSLQPYRVIVTGRIKHYISAFGEHVIGKEVESALNQAMEGTDVRVNEFTVAPQINPDSGLPYHEWFIEFENEPQDINTFALAIDKAMRKQNLYYDDLIGGNILRTVVVTKVSKNGFQEYMKSIGKLGGQNKLPRLSNDRKIADVLR; this is translated from the coding sequence ATGTCATTAAAATCATTTGCCGCAAAAATATTCGCGCACAAGGTGTATAACGATACACAAAAATGGGCAAATAACCCTGTAGCAACCCAGCAAAAGGTTTTCGAACAGTTGTTGGCAAAAGCTAAGGATACAGTTTTTGGTAAAGACCATGATTTTAATGCTATATATACCCATACCGATTTTACAGCTCGTGTACCTGTACGCGATTACGAAGATTTAAAACCCTATGTAGAACGTGTTGTAAAAGGCGAAGCTGATGTGCTATGGGTAGGTAAACCTATTTATTTTGCCAAAACATCGGGTACAACATCGGGGGCTAAATATATACCACTCACAAAGGAGTCGATGCCTTACCATATAGAGGCAGCGCGTAATGCTATATTACTCTACGTACACGAAACGGGGAAAGCCGATTTTGTAGACGGTAAAATGATATTTTTGCAAGGTAGCCCCATACTAGAAGAGAAAAACGGAATTAAGTTCGGTAGGCTTAGTGGTATTGTAGCGCATTATGTACCCGCTTACCTGCAACGTAACCGAATGCCAAGTTGGGAAACCAACACGATAGACGATTGGGAAACCAAAGTAGATGCAATAGTAGCCGAAACCTTTAACGAGGATATGAGCGTAATATCGGGCATACCATCTTGGGTGCAAATGTATTTTGAACGCTTACAGCAAAAAGGCAATAAAAAAGTAGGCGATATTTTTAAAAACTTTAGTCTGTTTATATACGGAGGAGTTAACTACGAACCCTACCGCGCTAAGTTTGAAAACCTCATTGGGCGCAAAGTAGATAGTATAGAACTTTTTCCTGCATCCGAAGGTTTTTTTGCCTATCAGGATAAACAAGGCGAAAAAGGGATGCTGCTGCTGCTCAACTCGGGTATTTTTTATGAGTTTATAAAATCGGATGAGTTTTTTACTGAAAATCCGAAACGTTATACTATAGGCGAAGTAGAACAAGGTGTAAATTATGTTTTGATTATTTCTACCAATGCAGGTTTATGGGCATACAATACTGGCGATACTGTAGCGTTTACTTCACTGCAGCCGTATAGGGTTATTGTTACAGGCAGGATAAAACATTATATATCGGCGTTTGGCGAGCATGTTATTGGTAAAGAAGTAGAGAGTGCACTTAACCAAGCGATGGAGGGTACAGATGTGCGCGTAAATGAGTTTACCGTAGCCCCTCAAATAAACCCCGATAGCGGATTGCCTTACCACGAATGGTTTATAGAATTTGAAAATGAACCGCAGGATATAAATACTTTTGCCTTAGCTATAGATAAAGCGATGCGTAAGCAAAATTTATATTATGATGACCTGATAGGGGGTAATATACTCCGCACAGTAGTAGTTACTAAAGTGAGCAAGAATGGTTTTCAGGAATACATGAAATCTATTGGTAAGTTGGGTGGTCAAAACAAGCTACCTCGACTAAGTAACGATAGGAAAATAGCCGATGTATTAAGGTAA
- a CDS encoding DUF1211 domain-containing protein yields the protein MQKTRLEAFSDGVLAIIITIMV from the coding sequence ATGCAAAAAACCCGCTTAGAAGCGTTTAGCGATGGCGTACTCGCTATAATTATCACTATTATGGTATGA
- a CDS encoding pPIWI-associating nuclease domain-containing protein, protein MDNIKKILKTEFQKSLFDSAIENLNDKSNKLRYNNFAYSIRELSRHFLHSLSPDNQVINCNWFIKETHNGAPSRSQRIKYAVKGGLSDEYIEQLGLDLEELRDTIIETKRIIDSLSKYTHINEDTYNLLDDEVTEKSSLVLSTFSKFVMTILDYRDDLRNEIDRVIHDQIFSEVTSTIFSEIDILSTHHYIEHSDVEEFEVVDITSDEICVEVSGYVHVVLEYGSKNERREDDGLDLYEYFAFDCSIKYKIDDDFPSKNYTVEDLAVDTSEWYDDYE, encoded by the coding sequence GTGGATAATATCAAGAAAATATTAAAAACAGAGTTTCAAAAAAGTTTGTTTGATTCAGCTATAGAAAACTTAAATGATAAATCTAATAAATTAAGATATAACAATTTTGCTTATAGCATTCGAGAACTTTCCAGACATTTCTTGCATTCATTATCGCCTGATAATCAGGTAATAAATTGTAACTGGTTTATAAAAGAAACTCACAACGGTGCTCCTTCCAGATCTCAGCGAATTAAATATGCCGTAAAAGGTGGCTTGTCTGATGAGTATATAGAACAACTAGGTTTAGATCTAGAAGAACTTAGAGATACTATTATCGAAACGAAACGTATTATTGATTCTTTAAGTAAGTATACACATATAAATGAAGATACATATAATTTACTAGATGATGAAGTGACTGAGAAAAGTTCACTTGTGCTCTCAACTTTTTCAAAATTTGTAATGACTATTTTAGATTATAGAGATGATTTGAGAAACGAAATAGATAGGGTTATTCATGATCAAATATTTTCGGAAGTTACGTCTACTATATTTAGTGAAATTGATATTTTGTCTACGCATCACTATATAGAACATAGTGATGTTGAAGAATTCGAAGTAGTTGACATAACAAGCGATGAGATCTGCGTAGAAGTTTCAGGATACGTTCACGTAGTTTTAGAGTATGGATCTAAAAACGAGAGACGTGAAGATGATGGTCTCGATTTATATGAATATTTTGCCTTTGATTGCAGCATTAAGTATAAAATCGATGACGATTTCCCATCAAAAAATTACACAGTAGAGGACTTAGCTGTAGATACTAGTGAATGGTATGACGATTATGAATAA
- a CDS encoding helix-turn-helix domain-containing protein: MTTIGKKIATIRKQKGLTQEEVAETANINLRTLQRIEKDETEPRGNSLNGICSALGIAIEDILDYGKNEDKSYLIFLHLSILSFCVIPLGNIILPLILWLNKRDKITDVQQQGANIINFQIMYTFITYGVLLFAVFSKLWNYNVSFNGILLGLLAVSIFNFIYAISNAIRINRGIVKNFYPVLFRIVK; this comes from the coding sequence ATGACAACTATTGGTAAAAAAATTGCAACAATACGCAAACAAAAAGGACTAACACAAGAGGAAGTTGCCGAAACCGCCAACATAAACCTGCGTACCCTGCAACGTATAGAAAAAGACGAAACCGAGCCACGCGGCAACTCGTTAAACGGCATTTGTAGCGCACTCGGCATAGCTATAGAAGATATACTGGACTATGGTAAAAACGAAGACAAAAGTTACCTGATATTTCTGCATCTTTCTATACTTAGTTTTTGTGTAATACCCTTAGGCAATATTATACTGCCGCTTATATTATGGCTCAACAAACGGGATAAAATTACCGATGTACAACAGCAAGGTGCCAATATTATTAACTTTCAAATTATGTACACGTTTATAACCTATGGCGTACTTCTTTTTGCAGTATTTAGTAAGTTATGGAACTATAACGTGTCGTTTAACGGAATACTATTGGGCTTACTGGCAGTGAGTATTTTCAATTTTATCTACGCTATTAGTAATGCCATACGTATTAATAGAGGGATCGTTAAGAATTTTTATCCGGTGTTATTCAGGATTGTGAAATAA